From a region of the Helianthus annuus cultivar XRQ/B chromosome 5, HanXRQr2.0-SUNRISE, whole genome shotgun sequence genome:
- the LOC110940121 gene encoding uncharacterized protein LOC110940121, translated as MRTKKRHGETASPLPPAKRANKKSSSHASSPRGKNEKEKSQTLKEKEKLAILKERDLCNTKFAHEESLKDLGVLEGVKTLFDNIGWVKLLEWFDVGYAPTTVEFLSSLYLEEEELHFHLFKKACVLSTNTICRMIDAPTAETFGPNDPTHVDYQAKAFWRSITKEEKYDTGRLKATHIIHPVLRVTHRLLSNIIDSRHDTGNVTQQELYLLWCMIHPQSSRPNFGKYLCHKLLQVSNATKGKICCGSVITILGRHKSLNLRFPQNMGELKGYQYLDMVQLAKMKLFELSERGPGIRWLKGTRRTVYITESNQDILSLESPVEETNWTLDFEDIDSEADVDSEDADTGDDAQDQNEYMARFNTVDTELTSLRAEVVHLRGELTDQRAMLRLMYAHQREMGRTTVSLRDHIERLGSPPPTPPL; from the coding sequence ATGCGGACGAAGAAACGACATGGCGAAACCGCTTCGCCATTGCCACCCGCAAAGCGTGCAAACAAAAAGTCTTCAAGTCACGCCTCGTCTCCTAGAGGTAAAAATGAGAAGGAAAAGTCACAAACCCTTAAAGAAAAAGAGAAGCTGGCGATTCTTAAGGAGCGGGATTTATGTAACACCAAGTTCGCACATGAAGAATCACTGAAAGATCTTGGTGTGCTAGAAGGTGTGAAGACATTGTTTGACAACATCGGTTGGGTAAAGTTACTGGAATGGTTTGATGTTGGCTACGCACCCACAACCGTTGAATTTCTGAGTTCTCTTTACCTCGAGGAGGAGGAACTACACTTCCATTTGTTTAAAAAGGCGTGCGTTCTTTCAACGAATACTATTTGCCGGATGATAGATGCTCCCACCGCGGAAACCTTCGGGCCTAATGATCCAACTCATGTTGACTATCAGGCTAAGGCATTTTGGAGATCTATCACGAAAGAGGAAAAGTATGACACCGGTAGACTAAAGGCCACGCACATCATCCATCCAGTGTTACGGGTGACGCACAGACTGTTATCCAACATCATCGACAGTCGTCATGACACTGGAAATGTCACCCAACAGGAGCTGTATTTGTTATGGTGCATGATCCATCCGCAGTCTTCACGACCCAATTTTGGGAAGTATTTGTGCCACAAGTTGTTGCAAGTTTCCAATGCAACAAAAGGAAAAATTTGTTGCGGGTCTGTGATCACCATTTTGGGCCGCCATAAATCCTTAAATCTTCGGTTTCCGCAAAACATGGGCGAGTTAAAAGGTTATCAGTACCTAGACATGGTTCAATTAGCTAAAATGAAGTTATTCGAGCTATCGGAAAGGGGCCCCGGTATTCGTTGGTTAAAGGGCACGAGGAGAACTGTCTATATCACCGAATCAAATCAGGACATTTTATCCTTAGAAAGCCCAGTTGAAGAAACAAATTGGACACTTGATTTTGAAGATATTGATTCTGAAGCAGATGTCGATTCCGAGGATGCTGATACTGGGGATGATGCTCAAGACCAAAATGAGTATATGGCTCGATTCAACACTGTCGATACGGAGCTCACCAGCTTACGGGCTGAAGTGGTTCACCTTCGTGGTGAGCTTACTGATCAGCGAGCGATGCTTCGTCTCATGTATGCTCATCAGCGTGAGATGGGCCGCACCACCGTCTCTCTCCGTGACCACATAGAGCGACTTGGATCTCCACCACCCACGCCGCCTTTGTAG
- the LOC110940120 gene encoding endoglucanase 16 — MSGSGRLMISLALFASLLVCVNANFNYKEALTKSIIFLEAQRSGKLPPHPRPPWRGDSALEDGKTVGVDLVGGYYDAGDNVKYGLPMAFTVTTLAWAAYFYKAELTSAGEMKNVLDGIKWGTDYFLKASTGNNRLFVQVGDPVSDHECWMRPENMKSSRKVLEINQNCPGTEIAAETAAALAASSIVFRDVDKTYSRNLLHSAKKLFQFANEHRGTYNGECPFYCSYSGYHDELLWGATWLYIATRRPIYLKYIQDESTTAIVSEFSWDLKFAGAQVLLSQLYWEGQKEFQTFQRQADGYICQVFPESPYHQAFITPGGLLHFRDGANAQYVTSTAFLFSVYSDLLARHRMQVTCGDKHFTSVQLMAFAKRQMDYLLGDNPIKRSMMVGFGNNPPLQAHHRGASVPVMAPTEDINCGMSFVYWYNTNKPNPNELTGAILGGPDKQDRFIDSRINSSYTEPCTYVNSVAIGVLAKLAK; from the exons ATGTCGGGATCAGGCCGTTTGATGATCTCATTGGCTCTCTTTGCAAGTTTGTTGGTGTGTGTAAACGCAAACTTTAATTACAAGGAGGCCTTAACGAAATCAATTATTTTCTTGGAGGCCCAACGATCCGGAAAGCTTCCTCCACACCCTAGGCCTCCATGGAGAGGTGATTCTGCTCTTGAAGATGGAAAAACAGTTGGT GTTGATTTGGTGGGGGGATACTATGATGCAGGAGATAATGTCAAGTATGGATTACCGATGGCTTTCACGGTGACCACATTGGCATGGGCTGCGTATTTTTACAAGGCGGAGTTAACATCCGCCGGAGAGATGAAAAATGTTTTAGATGGGATCAAATGGGGCACCGATTATTTTCTTAAAGCTAGCACCGGTAATAATCGATTGTTTGTTCAG GTAGGAGATCCAGTGTCGGATCACGAGTGCTGGATGAGGCCTGAGAACATGAAATCATCAAGAAAAGTGTTGGAGATTAATCAGAATTGCCCCGGGACAGAGATTGCGGCTGAGACCGCTGCGGCTTTGGCTGCTTCATCCATTGTTTTCCGCGACGTCGATAAGACCTACTCTCGCAACCTCCTTCACAGTGCCAAAaag CTCTTTCAATTTGCCAATGAACATAGGGGAACTTATAATGGTGAATGCCCTTTCTACTGCTCCTACTCCGGTTATCAT GATGAGTTACTATGGGGGGCAACATGGCTATATATTGCAACAAGGAGGccaatatatttaaaatatattcaAGATGAGTCCACCACTGCAATTGTTTCTGAGTTTAGCTGGGATCTCAAATTTGCTGGTGCCCAGGTTCTTCTATCTCAG TTGTACTGGGAAGGACAAAAAGAATTTCAAACGTTTCAACGGCAGGCAGATGGATATATATGTCAGGTTTTTCCAGAAAGCCCCTACCATCAAGCTTTTATCACCCCAG GAGGTTTACTTCACTTTAGAGATGGTGCAAATGCGCAATACGTGACATCCACGGCATTTCTTTTCAGTGTTTATAGCGATTTGTTGGCTAGACATCGTATGCAAGTCACTTGTGGTGACAAGCACTTCACTAGCGTCCAACTCATGGCTTTCGCTAAACGACAG ATGGATTATTTACTAGGGGATAACCCGATAAAGAGATCAATGATGGTAGGGTTTGGTAACAACCCACCACTCCAGGCGCACCATAGAGGTGCGTCGGTGCCAGTGATGGCTCCAACCGAAGATATAAATTGTGGGATGAGTTTTGTTTACTGGTACAACACCAATAAACCTAACCCTAATGAGCTCACGGGTGCCATCCTTGGTGGTCCGGACAAGCAAGATAGGTTTATAGACTCGCGGATCAATTCGTCCTACACCGAGCCATGTACCTATGTCAATTCAGTCGCGATTGGGGTCCTTGCAAAGCTGGCAAAATAA